The following nucleotide sequence is from Polyangiaceae bacterium.
GTTACGGTTGGCCTTGTTGGTGCTGCTCGGACCAGAAGCGCCCGAAGCGTCGAGCGTGCCGCGCACCACGTGGTAGCGCACACCCGGAAGATCCTTCACACGACCGCCACGGATGAGCACGACGCTGTGCTCCTGGAGGTTGTGTCCTTCACCGGGGATGTAGCTGGTGACTTCCATCCCGTTGGTGAGACGCACGCGACACACCTTGCGCAGAGCCGAGTTCGGCTTCTTGGGGGTCGTCGTGTACACGCGGGTGCAAACGCCGCGCTTCTGCGGGCACGACTTGAGTGCCGGCGAGTCCGTCTTGGCGGCGGCGGCTTTGCGTCCGCTGCGAATGAGCTGTTGAATAGTGGGCATTGGCCTGCTGCGTCGTGGCGAGAGCCACTGATTAGGAACTGGGTTTGGTTCGCACCCTGACTCGAAGAGCCCGGCGCGCGAACCCGACTGCAGGGTCGTGCGCTTCGAAGGCGCTCCACAGCCAAGAAAATAGATCCCGGGCTGCGGGGGAGCGGAAGGGTACTTGCGGCGGGCCTCCTGTCAAGCAGAGCCGGGCAAGCGCCCTCAAAACAACGTTTTTGGCCTCGGACAGCGCTCTCGCCACTTCGAAATCCATATGGATCTCAGGAGTTTATCGATCGGGGGTGAGGTGCTTTGAAAAGGCCTGTTCAGGCGTTCACGACGGCCCGCACGGGGGTGCCCGCGAGTGGCTCCGCGGCAACTCAGCCGAATCAGAGCGTCACTCACACCGCCTGCCTCGGGGCACAACCGAGGCTCCCTCGACCTCTCGAACCGCGCGCTCGCCGCCTCACATTCCGCGATGCACGCGAGCGACAAAACGCTAGAGTCATATCCCCAATAGACCTCCGAGCTGACGGCTAGCCGCGCTCTATCACCGGGTTGGGGGCGATGTGTCTTTGCTTGCGATCAGTCGTGGTGTTTCTCCACGACCTAGACTCCATGCCAACAACGAAGAAGCGCGCGCTGAGCAAGAAAGCAGGCACCTATCACCATGGTGATCTGCGGCGCGCCCTGCTCGATGCGACGCTGGAGCTGATCGACATCACTGGCCCCGAGGCATTCACCTTGCGGGCAGCGGCCAAGGCCGCAGGCGTCAGCGACGCGGCGCCGTACCACCACTTCGCCGACAAGGAGGCGCTGCTGGCGGCCATCGCGACCGAAGGCTTTCAGCTCTTGGCTGAACGCCTTCAAGCCGCAGCCGCCCAGCAGCAGCACCCCACGGCCGTCGCTCAGGCAATGGGGGTCGAGTACGTCGTCTTTGCAGCCACTCATCCCTCTCATTTTCGCGTGATGGTCAGCCGCCGGGTGCTGCGCAACACGGAGCACGCCGAGCTCGCCGCCAGCGCTGTCACGGCGTTTACCCTGGTACGTGAAGCGCTGGTTGCAGGCGCAGCGAACGTCGCCGCGCGAGTCCGCGAGGAAACACTGATCTTTGGCGCCTGGGCGCTTGTGCACGGCTTCGCGTTCCTTGCGGTGGACGGGCACTTGGGGCCGCTTGCTCGAGACGAGGACAAGCTGCGCAGCTTGGTGCACTCAGCGATTCAGTTGATGGATGCGCCGGTACAGCGCACGAACGCCTGACCTCACCCCCAAAATCGATCGAGGCGGGCAAGCAAGCAGACGTGGTTCAACCCGCGAAGCCTTCTTCCGCGAGGATCTACTAGACCCGCGCTTCCAGCTGAAAATCAAGCTGTGCGGCGTCGCACAGCTCATTCATCGCCTTGCGTAGCTCACCCAGTGCTACTTCCGGGGGGATCTGCAGGATGGCGTCGAGCACGAAGGTCGGTGTGCCGGTCATCGGCTGGTGTGCGAGCCGCGTGTCCAGAGACTCCACATTCACCTCGCGCAGCGCGAGCACCGCGGTGACCCGCTCAACGATTCCGGGGTGATCTAGGCCGCTCACGCGCAAGCGGTAGGAACGATAGGGACGCGCCGCCGGGCTCGCGGTGTCCTTGATGATGAACTGCAGCTGGAGCTTCGAGCTCAGAGGCTCCGTGCCCGCTTGAACCCGATCCAGCGCTTCAGTCGGCCCAGAGTAGAGCAGAACCAGGGCGAACTCGCCGCCGAGAATGGCCATGCGGCTATCCTCGAGGTTCGCGCCGGAACCGTGAATCAAGGCGGAGATCGCCTTCACCAACCCGGGCCTGTCACTGCCTACGGCCGTCATCACCTTGAGCTTGCGGTCGGTCATCGCTCGTCTGGTTAGCGCTGGTCCGCTCAGACGACAATCCTCACGGCGGCCGCCGACTCAGGCAGCGCGAAACACCGACGGTGGCGGCACGCTCGGCAAGCGAACCGGGGGCTTGAAATCCGCATCAAGCCCCCGGAGTTGCACGGCGATTCCGTGGTGCATGGTGCGATTGCCCCAGGCGGCGAACAGCTCGGAGCCAAACGGCAACGTGCGGCGGAAGCCTTCGAGGGGGCGAATCATCAACCGAGAGAGGTGGATCGCGTGACGCCAGTGCTTGTGTTGGATGCGGAGATCCGAGGCCAAGTCAGCGCCGTTGAGCGCCCAGGCCATGCCGTCGATGTAGCGCACCACGACGCGACCCACGGCAGCCTCCACCGGGTTACGCGCATGCAGCTGCGGAGCTCTACTGAGCGCTGCCGCCAGAGCGCGACCCCCCTCGTCCGCGCCCGGTTGGATCATCGAACCCAGCTCATACAAATGCCGCGCGGAATCTTCATCGTCGAACAGCAAGCGTTCGTCGACGCCGCTCAACCACCCGGCGTAGCGCCATAAGTGCATCACCGCGGCTCCCTCTCGGGAGGAGATGTGGAAGCCGAGCTTGCGCAGTCCATCGACCAGCGCCAGGGAGAAGAGCATCGTGGTGCCGGCCATGTTCGCCTGATTGATCGGCGCACCCCAGCGCTCCGCGTTCCAGCGGGGCGAGCGTTGAATCAGATGCCGCACCTTCGCGTGCATCAGGCGTACACGAATCGCAAGCTTGAAGCCCTCCGCATCGCGCCTGAGGCCATTCTCCTGACAGACAGCAACGACGAATCGACCCGTTTCCGCAAGGCGACGAGGCGCCATTTGCTCCAGAGCTCGGGTGAAGAGCAAGGGCTTGTTCGCGACCGAAGAGCGATAGGCCACCATCAAGCTGACAGCACTGAGGACGACGTTCGCGTGGATGCCTCCGCGCTGAAACGTCCGCGCACCGAGGTCGACCCGCTCCCAGTCCACCCAGTCTGGAACCCGGTCCGCCTGACGGAAAAGCGCTCGCAAGCTCTTTGGAGCGTCCGCCACGGCATCGATGCCGCGATCCAGTGCCCGCGCCAGCATCTCGAAGCCGCGCTGCCAGCCAAGCTCCTCAAAGTCGTCGATCACCGCATCGGCCAGCGGGTCCGTCGCGTAGAAGTAATGCGCGTACTC
It contains:
- a CDS encoding DUF2236 domain-containing protein, whose translation is MSQIPLELVNLDLARERYGTEVDEYAHYFYATDPLADAVIDDFEELGWQRGFEMLARALDRGIDAVADAPKSLRALFRQADRVPDWVDWERVDLGARTFQRGGIHANVVLSAVSLMVAYRSSVANKPLLFTRALEQMAPRRLAETGRFVVAVCQENGLRRDAEGFKLAIRVRLMHAKVRHLIQRSPRWNAERWGAPINQANMAGTTMLFSLALVDGLRKLGFHISSREGAAVMHLWRYAGWLSGVDERLLFDDEDSARHLYELGSMIQPGADEGGRALAAALSRAPQLHARNPVEAAVGRVVVRYIDGMAWALNGADLASDLRIQHKHWRHAIHLSRLMIRPLEGFRRTLPFGSELFAAWGNRTMHHGIAVQLRGLDADFKPPVRLPSVPPPSVFRAA
- a CDS encoding 30S ribosomal protein S12, whose amino-acid sequence is MPTIQQLIRSGRKAAAAKTDSPALKSCPQKRGVCTRVYTTTPKKPNSALRKVCRVRLTNGMEVTSYIPGEGHNLQEHSVVLIRGGRVKDLPGVRYHVVRGTLDASGASGPSSTNKANRNRKRSKYGVKRPKS
- a CDS encoding TetR/AcrR family transcriptional regulator, which translates into the protein MPTTKKRALSKKAGTYHHGDLRRALLDATLELIDITGPEAFTLRAAAKAAGVSDAAPYHHFADKEALLAAIATEGFQLLAERLQAAAAQQQHPTAVAQAMGVEYVVFAATHPSHFRVMVSRRVLRNTEHAELAASAVTAFTLVREALVAGAANVAARVREETLIFGAWALVHGFAFLAVDGHLGPLARDEDKLRSLVHSAIQLMDAPVQRTNA